In one Phyllostomus discolor isolate MPI-MPIP mPhyDis1 chromosome 8, mPhyDis1.pri.v3, whole genome shotgun sequence genomic region, the following are encoded:
- the MED11 gene encoding mediator of RNA polymerase II transcription subunit 11, translating into MATYSLANERLRALEDIEREIGAILQNAGTVILELSKEKTNERLLDRQAAAFTASVQHVEAELSAQIRYLTQVATGQPHEGSSYSSRKDCQMALKRVDYARLKLSDVARTCEQMLEN; encoded by the exons ATGGCAACCTACAGCCTGGCAAACGAGCGACTACGCGCCCTGGAAGACATCGAACGGGAAATCGGCGCGATTCTTCAGAATGCAG GTACCGTGATCCTGGAACTTTCGAAGGAAAAAACCAATGAACGGCTGCTAGACCGGCAAGCGGCGGCTTTCACGGCGTCGGTGCAGCATGTAGAGGCGGAGCTGTCGGCTCAGATCCGCTACTTaacccag GTGGCCACAGGGCAGCCCCATGAGGGCTCCAGCTATTCTTCAAGGAAGGACTGTCAGATGGCCCTGAAGCGAGTGGACTATGCTCGCCTCAAGCTCAGTGATGTGGCCCGAACCTGTGAGCAGATGCTGGAAAACTAA